The Ictalurus punctatus breed USDA103 unplaced genomic scaffold, Coco_2.0 Super-Scaffold_100, whole genome shotgun sequence genome has a window encoding:
- the LOC108262448 gene encoding TBC1 domain family member 10A isoform X2 yields the protein MKNVEELQREATSSCSISSSSEHTSPSSHSGGGSAGRRDPACAVKRVCSVAYRHLDKHKIEPVLYMMEWFMCAFSRTLPWASVLRVWDMFLCDGVKMIFCVGLVVLTSMLGTRDKLKACPGQYETMEVLRAIEPRYMQEGFFVLQVSAQDVEREQRTQLKRWKKKHGKPGPKLPQRMHSARTIMATEPHTHQDLRQKPTIMVQYPSVPEEKSEPNLRKKRGSLKKNQALIPNPYALPGESKPSQILDIQLLNQENLNLVLPNTPSHPPRLPTMQENQVKETSTSTEQLVQRPRIPPSIRNWRNLSLCNIYPSLLLLYTDHLQRSVLTC from the exons atgaagaacgtggaggagctccagagagaggccacgtcatcctgctccatctcctcatcctcagagcatacttctccctcctcacatagtg GAGGCGGTTCAGCTGGACGGAGAGATCCTGCATGCGCTGTGAAGCGAGTGTGTTCTGTGGCGTATCGGCACCTGGACAAGCACAAGATCGAGCCGGTGCTCTACATGATGGAGTGGTTCATGTGCGCCTTCTCCAGAACTCTGCCCTGGGCCTCGGTCCTCAGAGTGTGGGACATGTTCCTGTGTGACg GAGTGAAAATGATATTCTGTGTGGGTTTGGTGGTGTTGACGTCCATGCTGGGTACTCGGGATAAGCTCAAGGCCTGTCCGGGTCAGTATGAGACCATGGAGGTCCTCAGAGCGATTGAGCCTAGATACATGCAGGAGGGCTTCTTCGTGCTCCAG GTATCGGCACAGGACGTGGAACGTGAGCAACGCACGCAGCTGAAGCGCTGGAAGAAGAAGCACGGCAAGCCCGGCCCCAAACTCCCTCAGAGAATGCACAGTGCTCGCACCATCATGGCCACCGAGCCTCATACACACCAAGACCTCCGCCAGAAACCCACCATTATGGTCCAGTACCCATCAGTCCCTGAGGAGAAGTCCGAGCCGAACCTcaggaagaagagagggagcCTGAAGAAAAACCAAGCCCTCATTCCGAACCCCTACGCTCTACCTGGCGAGTCTAAACCTAGTCAGATATTGGACATACAGCTTCTGAACCAGGAAAATCTCAATCTTGTACTTCCAAATACACCATCACATCCACCACGGCTCCCTACAATGCAGGAAAatcaggtcaaagagacgagcACTTCTACAGAGCAGCTCGTGCAGCGTCCTCGAATTCCTCCATCGATA
- the LOC108262448 gene encoding TBC1 domain family member 10A isoform X1 codes for MKNVEELQREATSSCSISSSSEHTSPSSHSGGGSAGRRDPACAVKRVCSVAYRHLDKHKIEPVLYMMEWFMCAFSRTLPWASVLRVWDMFLCDGVKMIFCVGLVVLTSMLGTRDKLKACPGQYETMEVLRAIEPRYMQEGFFVLQVLELQVSAQDVEREQRTQLKRWKKKHGKPGPKLPQRMHSARTIMATEPHTHQDLRQKPTIMVQYPSVPEEKSEPNLRKKRGSLKKNQALIPNPYALPGESKPSQILDIQLLNQENLNLVLPNTPSHPPRLPTMQENQVKETSTSTEQLVQRPRIPPSIRNWRNLSLCNIYPSLLLLYTDHLQRSVLTC; via the exons atgaagaacgtggaggagctccagagagaggccacgtcatcctgctccatctcctcatcctcagagcatacttctccctcctcacatagtg GAGGCGGTTCAGCTGGACGGAGAGATCCTGCATGCGCTGTGAAGCGAGTGTGTTCTGTGGCGTATCGGCACCTGGACAAGCACAAGATCGAGCCGGTGCTCTACATGATGGAGTGGTTCATGTGCGCCTTCTCCAGAACTCTGCCCTGGGCCTCGGTCCTCAGAGTGTGGGACATGTTCCTGTGTGACg GAGTGAAAATGATATTCTGTGTGGGTTTGGTGGTGTTGACGTCCATGCTGGGTACTCGGGATAAGCTCAAGGCCTGTCCGGGTCAGTATGAGACCATGGAGGTCCTCAGAGCGATTGAGCCTAGATACATGCAGGAGGGCTTCTTCGTGCTCCAG GTTCTGGAGTTGCAGGTATCGGCACAGGACGTGGAACGTGAGCAACGCACGCAGCTGAAGCGCTGGAAGAAGAAGCACGGCAAGCCCGGCCCCAAACTCCCTCAGAGAATGCACAGTGCTCGCACCATCATGGCCACCGAGCCTCATACACACCAAGACCTCCGCCAGAAACCCACCATTATGGTCCAGTACCCATCAGTCCCTGAGGAGAAGTCCGAGCCGAACCTcaggaagaagagagggagcCTGAAGAAAAACCAAGCCCTCATTCCGAACCCCTACGCTCTACCTGGCGAGTCTAAACCTAGTCAGATATTGGACATACAGCTTCTGAACCAGGAAAATCTCAATCTTGTACTTCCAAATACACCATCACATCCACCACGGCTCCCTACAATGCAGGAAAatcaggtcaaagagacgagcACTTCTACAGAGCAGCTCGTGCAGCGTCCTCGAATTCCTCCATCGATA